The nucleotide sequence TCTCCAGCGTCGGGTTaaaaaagtcacacgacagggagtcaccttATCTGAAACCTTGttcggtatcaaacggctcggagaggtcctctCCAATTTTGACGACGCCattggtattgagcaacgtcatttgcatagccgtattagttttgcagggATACCAAGTTGACGTTGACTTTGTTTAGAAATTTTACAATTGTTATTTATTCTTCCAAAGCTATTTTGTACACATAAAAGTAATACCATCAGGCAAATTATGctcacatttttttccaatcctcgaaattGTTGCTAAACTCGATTTCTAAAATGGTATTCAGTTCACGCAGCGATGtgcaaagcaaagaagagcaggtgtcgaaaatgttgatttttggctCCTGGGTATTCCCTTTCCTAAAcctcaaaactaatgaaaaattaaataactcaaaattacaaataacgtagtcttgtagagcagaaagagttctatcgaatgaatacttaccctttacaaaacagcaaacaaatcgttgtaaaataaatgaaaatataaaaacggtacgaacttattccccaaccaaaTACATCCTGGTTGGGCAGGCATTCCAAGGTTATTTAATAACTATGAAGATACAAAGCTAATAGATACCCTTTGGGTTGATCCTAGAATAAACTCGCACGCGCTTTCCACTCTTCGTGTAGTTCTGCTGGCATAAATACTTAttcaaaataatgttaaattttttttcacaaaatattgctTTCATTTCATTAATTAAGCAAAcgttaaaataatacaatattatattttacttcgCTAAGTAGGTGTATGCTTATAAATAAATTGACAATTTCTGGCACTGCGtatagtatatttatttttcttaatttttaagcttttcctAGTTCACCAGATACATATTTCACAGGTTCGAATCATCTCATGAAGATCATTAatgttattttactttttcactTATCCCTAACATGATGCCACATCTCATAATCCTTCATCAACCGTCATCatcaatattataatttttcttctcaaacaaaaaaaaatttaaaaaaatttcgcgcCGCTAAagcgaaaaatgttaaatttttgttaatatcatacatgcatacataatatacacacatatcatgaaaaaataaatattctccaACAATACATACTCACATAAATTCACACATATAAAAATCAACTGCACTTTTGAATTGGCTAAttgcaaattcaaattgaattccCTCAAAACATATAATGCCAACCGATAGCGTCTAACGCAGGACATTTGCAATTTGAGCACGCTCTGCAGCAATTACAAGAAACTCTCACCGACCGTTGAGTTTTCGCCCTTGCAACAACAACCAATAAACAACATTGCTGACGAAGAGGACGGCACACATGAAAGAGTAGCAGAATATGATGCGGATAGCATTTTGAATTTGCTGAAAATGTGGCAGACAGAGGGCCAATTCAAGCATTTTAAAATCCATAACTTTCTCAGTACGATTATAAAAACTCAAGAGGTAAGATTTCGgaacttataatatttataccctttaattaaatacaaaaatttctgCTATTGTTAATACAGAGTATGTCAGAGCAAAAGcaggacaacaacaataatgaacGGCTACGTATATACGCCAATCAATTGGAGAATGTATTGTCGGTACTGCAGGCATTGGAGCAATCAACGATAAATTATCCGGATTTACAAAAGCTACGCTATGATATTGAGATAGTTAAGACGAATGCAAATTGGGCAAATATAATTGCGGATCGAGCTGATGTGAAGAGCAATAATGAAATGCTGTCGACAGCAGACTGTAATACCAACAACGAGGATGTAAATGCCAATGCGGCAATTGGAGAGAAGGAAGTCAATTGATATATTACCAAATAGCTTAACACATTGGAATACGATGAATGCAATAGGAACTAGAAACAGTCAAATAATGTTGTCTAGATGAGACTACAGAAAGAGAAATTCGCGCCACACCATCCAAAAAAATGTCCATTTACATTTATTAACTACTTAGCATAACTTTGATTAATGCAAATTAGAAATTAAGTTGTGTAGTGCTGGGATGCTAAATAAGCCAATAGTTTTGGTAGCTTAAATTCAAATTGCAGTCGAAAGTTGTTTGCTTGACTTGTTCAAGAAGCTTCAATAGTTGTTTAGAGCAAATATGAACAAGCGAATTTACGTATTTATGAGTATTTTCGAGGAACTCAAATATTGTGAAATACTGTTATTGAAAAGTGGGAAACTGctgaaatgcaatttttttattttacggaaaacaacaaaattaaaaaagaaaagaaaatgtaaaagctGTTTCGcaggtttttaaaaatattctaaaaagttGTTAGTTGTGACTTTGCaccgaaatatgtacataagtatgttcCGTGAACAAGTTTCTATGAACTTtctcaaaacaaacaaaatattgtgttttttcataaattattacTAGAATTCACCAAAGTTTCAAAGAGTAAAGCTTTTACTACAGAAATTCGTTGGTATCAAAATGAtcaaataaactgaaaatttcCTCGAATCCGTTCGTTACAATAcacaataattataataaagcgatcgcaaaaaacaagaaaattgccAGTAATCTACAATTGAGATTTTAGTGCAAGAGAAACGTCTCATCGTCGATGGGctacatctttttattttttgaacaaaaacttaCTAAAAATACCACTGAAATATTGGGTATCCATCAGTTTCAAATACAGCGAACCTACAACTGTACGAGTATGTCGCAATCACGACTTCTTTGGAGTCCACTTCACCGTTTCGCTTGGCTAGGGAGATATTTCTCACTGATTCGCTGCACGAATTTgtatataactcgaaaagttatggaaaTCCCAATAAGAAATTTGCACAGATTACTGAGCATAGactaagttttattaaaaaaagtagaaaacaattCTGAAcgagtgcttttcaaaaattaccaaaaaactgTATCCCAAAAAATTTctagcaaaaaatgttattattttttcaaataccttAAATTTTGTTACTTACATTTGGTACAAAAACATGAGTCCAAAAAAGAATTATGGTCCaagtaaaatcttgaaaaacacGCCCACTCTCCATGAAGACTTAATAAAACTTGTCCAAGCTTCGTACGCATTTACATAGATCCGACGTAAATATTGAGATGTCATAAAAGCCACACCCACTTCCTAtatgttaagactaaatttccgtTCGTCCGTCTGTTGTTACAAGCAATACCTCAAGGAAAAGTTGAGATATTTTTGTGAAGCTCGGCAAGTGCATTGCCCCTGATACAAAATGAGTTTCTATGGAGATTTACGAAATGGGTCAATAAATACGCCTAGTGTCCGTATAACGGCAATTTTTAGCTAGTGAAAAGTTTTAAGCTAATGAAAATTGCCTAAGTTGTGATGGAAACTAACTTTATATGCCCgtgcatattttaataaaacgtaATTTTTAGAATAACAACAACTCATGGACAATGAAgaataaaagcattttttctaatatttattgTATCCATGGCCAAAACaaattatcttcttcttcttaattggcgtgataaccgcttacgcgattttggccgagtttaacaaaacgcgccaagtgaagccaggtccttctccacttgatctttccaacgcagaggaggctttcctcttcctatactaccaccagctggtactgcatcgcatactttcagagccggagcgtttgtgtccattctgacgacatgacccagccaacatagccgctggatctttattcactgcgctatgtctatgtcgtcgtaaagctcatacagctcaatgttccatcacctgcgatattcgccgttgccaacgtgcaaagatccaaaaatcttgcgcagaatctttctctcaaacactccaagcgtcgcttcatcgaatgttgtcatcgcccacgcttcttcgccatacgttaggatgggaATGATGAGAGCCTCGTAAAGTGTTATTTTCGTtcctcgagagaggactttactactcaattgcctacttagtccaaagtagcacttgttggcaagagagattctaggtTGGATTTCaatgctgacattgttatcggtgttaatgctggttcctaaataaacacagtcttttacaacctcgaaattataactgtcaacagtgacgtgagtgccgatacgcgagtgcgccgactgtttgtttgaagacaggagggacttcgttttgtcctcgttcaccaccagacctattcgctttgtctctttatccagtttgaggtttgagttttattaaggaaggcagaactaacagcgcggttcttaaggtcgatgatgtcaatatcatcggcatacgccaacaattgtaggCTCTAGCCGaagggttggtgcgcgactatctttcggaattcagagagagcgtaggttcgaatctcggtgaaacaccaaaatgaaggaaaagttttttctaatagcggtcgcccctcggctggcattggcaaacctccgagtgtatttctgtcatgaaaaagttcctcataaaaaatatctgccgttcggaggcggcttaaaactgtagatccttccatatgtggaacaacatcaagacgcacgccacaaataggaggaggagctcggccaaacactcaaaaagggtgtacgcgtcaattatatatatttataaatatgcacGGTATATAAAATGCAGTAATGACGAATTAAGTACTCTCTTACTTGAGGATCCAAGAATCCTGCACCAGGAATATCCAATTTTTACCAGTCTAGTAACGGACTTGTAGAACTTGTTTTCCCCTGTTGGTAAATCACATGATAATTATTATGAATTTAAGGCACTATATTCATTATTGAAATTCTATACCTTTAAAGACACCTAttatttaatgcaaaatgccaaaggatttatttaatttgatccctaatgtgaaaatatatttttctctaaaaaaatGCCAATTTGAGTTAGATCACGATATCGTGTTTCTATATTTGAAATCTTGATTTTAAACTCGATGCgaagtattataaaatatattgacaGGACtgcttatgaattatttaaacgtTTTCCTTTGTATAAGAATTTAGCAAGCAAAACGTAGCCAATCCTTTTAAGTATTATTATGCCAACTGGGTTAATTTCAAAGTTATATTTAGCTTTATAAGCGTCAACctaattatacaaaattaatattttatctaTTGCCAAACATTTCCAAATTGCAAAATTGTTGATATTGAACTATTTATTATtcgataataaatatataattaaggTACGTAgttgtgtacgagtatgttaGAGTGTTAAAAGTTGATCATATTCGAATTTAATAActaacaaataatattaaataaataaattatggaaaatattacctaatatttttttgtgcggTCATCGAATGGCGAAAGAAGCCCTAGTGTGCTGAATACACAAGTAACACACATGCATCCATGCGTAATTAGGaactttttactcaaaaaagCATGAGGCATCAATAGAAAGGTTTTGAAATGTATGTTCCTTCAGCTAATATacggtgatcaatttagagatatcggatttaaattgaaataaagcaacgcGAATTTAGAGAATTTAGAGAGAaagtacctgtatgccaaacataagtaattttatggggatatctctcgcaacttgtaagcttcatATTAAgaacgcactaatcagttctgtaaatcaatcaatcaaattccgaacctgtgaaattgctagacaAACATGTCGCCTCCATGTGTTGGCTGGTCTCCCGCACCTACGGCTTCCTAGGGGATTTCAGTCAAGCGCTGTCCTTGCGCTATCATCCCGTGGTTTGCGCAATGAGTGTCCGATCCATTTCCCCTTGCGACGCATAATTTCTATGAGAACTGGTGTTTGCCCAAAGATCATCGTTGCTTATAATATCAGGCATATCCGCATTATCTTTCGTAGGCAACGGTTTAGAAAGGATTGCAATGATTGTGATATGCTTGTTGTTAAGTTCCATGTTTCACATCCATACAGActtaatgaatatagataatctatacacttgaggtatcaacaaccttttacgctttgtcaaaagctcatgatggttcaatatggaaagggaaatgtagctcagcccctgcggctcacaacggacctatTTCGTGTCTAAGTAGCATCGCTGTATCTATGtacgatgcggctgccaaacctaacataacctaacgaaaatttaaattgattggaCCACTTTACATTTATTTCCtctcaaatgttggccgcaactacgccgcaattcggtcatccgtaaacatcAAATTTGAATGGCTCGCTGTAGGATTTCGGTCGGTACTTcttgaataattttagtaattttagtttCCAATGactcaatcgaagctgatttATCCGCAAAGCACGAAAGTACATAccgccacaaataaaagtccacagGGGAGATATCATACgattttggtggccaatccactggtccgagacgagagataaattgctcaccgaaacggcagccaacgacgcagtaaatccattgtttcacgtgCTGTATGGCTAGTAGCGCTAAATGTTCGGTCATCCAAAAGTCGTTTAGCATGGCGCGAatgcgttcgccattcactcttacattggcgtcagcctcgactttgaagaaatatgaaccGATGGTTCCTGGTTGTTTCAAAGGATGTAATGGCTATCAATGaataccgaaaaaaaaaatgtatttagtttgacagcagTCACGTGTGATCTGCAAATAGTACTTCCAATCTGATCATCCTTTATATTAAGGTTTGGAAAAAATTGTACTCCTCCTCGGCAAACAAACttccgtgtgtatttctgccatgaaacaacttctcataaaaaaccgtaCATGTATTGTTCAGAGGAGGCTCAAAACTGTAAGCCCCTACATttcatggaacaacatcaaggtgcCCATCagaaattggaggaggagctcagccgaGCATCTgacaaaggatgtacgcgccaattgtatgattgtatatatgtatgattgTGCTTAGACACTCAAGCATATTTGTACATAATACATAGTGTACATTAtacttatctctcctaaaaatattgtgtacttttcaaaaattttagaagatccttTAGTTCGACAGGACTACGATCATAGTAGATACTGATTGATTGGGCTGCAACAGACGAGTCCTTGGCCCAGAATGCACCCTCCTTTAAACTGTTAAGTGTTAACTGAGTAATCATCCTCAAAAGCAGGTCAACCGCCATTAATTCTATGATCTCCTTTTTAGTTGCAGCAGTGGTAGTAGTGTCAAAATCTGCTTTCTCAGGTTCCGATTCCAGATGTTGATCCTCCGATAACGTAGCCCAACAGCTGTAGACCGAGTCGACGTAAGCAAACAACGAACCCGTATCGTTGTTGTCGAATACATCCCCAGGTAGATGATGCTAAGGTGTGACCAACATCAAACCGTTAAATGGCTCACAGAAAATTTCATATGGGCGGAGCCTGCGTTGGTTTTTTCGTAAATagccaacacaatctcagtttttgccgTCTTCTGCCTTGTAAAAAACCGCTGTCATATTCCCTACTATGAGCGCTAATctgctgattccttcaaaatcactGAAAGTcgattaacggtctgatgttggttACACTATCTGAACTCCCTCCGCAGTGATAGATTTTTGTGTTATCGAGCATGACTGCTATTAGCTTCCTCTCAAATTgaaatataactttattttctcaattttcccTCACTTTGCTGGAGTTTTGCGTACGCGAGACCTATCAACTTCGCGAACACAACTATTTTTACCATTACATtatattaaagtttttaaataaactatcattatttttttttttttttgcaattattttatgtatttacttaattttttactacgtgcatagatacattttttaagcCCAGTCCGCATGTGCCAAAGGATTATACGAAAATATTGAAGAATGTTGAGAGCCATAAGGATGGATGAATTCATAGACCATtagtattaaatataaaataaaaattgaacaaaatataAACAAGAAGATTCCATAACTACGGCGCAGTTCAAAATCGGATATAGTAACACCCAGAAAAGTGTACCCGATCATAATGAAAAGAAACACGTATACAGTATAACAGTTCTTGGTGATGAAAATCTGCAAGATAAAGAAATCAGTTTATTCGttgttattatgttaatatttaaatagacatcaatcgtttgctgtaagggctttataacaaaaaaaaaaaaacagcccagaaccgtgtacgatttAAGAGTCTTGTCGAACAGAGTGTCGGACAAGTTTTTTCTGATGGCGGGcgttcctcggcaggcaatggcaaacctccgagcgtatttctgcaatgaaaaagctcatgAAAACCATTTagcgttcggagccggcttaaaactgtaggcccctccatttgtggaaaaaacatcaagacgcactccacaaataggaggagctctgccagaCACCCAATATACGCTCTCCATTGGCgccaatcaaaaaaaatatataagtataatctATAATCCatctaaatttataaatacactATAATGCTTTTGTAATCACATGAGTTAGGTTAGATTAAAGCAGTTGTCCACTATGGGACACACTCCGCCTCATAGCTCATTGTAATACCGCATGGGGAAgttgtccttatctctcctaaaaccagtgtgtgtttttaaaaaattttataagatcCATGATCCATCCGACAGAGCTGAGATCTTCCAAATTCATTAAAGTATTGTCTACCCTAAATGGTAAGTcgacgtctggatagagcaggacagtgacacaaAACATGCGGGATcggctcttcctcttcctcatctagacaactctGCAGTAGTCATGTGTTTGAACACCCATTCTCTGAgcgtgcctaccgattaggcaATGCCCCGTTAAGACTGTTCTTATCTCGCCGTAGTAGAAGTTCCGTACGTTAATCATTGAGCGTTGGCCACAGctgtcgggcgattttgcaagtggaatcattcgctgctcttacaatttcctcaaagGTAAGCagtttacatgtttgcaaggatatgcctatgtcattgtccacgtactcatcggtcaatttggtgccgattTTCGCTAATTTATCGGTTCTGCAGCTCCTTTCAATGTTAAAATGGCCAGGAGCCCATGTTATCATTAGATGAAATGACTCaatcatctcgttaagagatgtgcggcatttcatggctaccttggtggttgtcgactgctttgtgaggggttttatcgccgcctggctatcagtaaACATGTAGATATCATCGTCAGGTATCGCAGCTTCCATTATtaccatcagttcagcctgaaagacactacagtaggcgggaagccgaaaactagatgagatccccagatgttcgaaATAAagacctccgcccaccctgttgtcgagctttgagccatctgtgtatacatggatggtctcgccctgtcttacatcgtccccaCTCTTCCCTCGAGTGTAGGAAGTAATGTAAGTATAGGCGGGACTGCATAGTCCATCTGTCTGGGAAGCTCCAACTTGTTATCCAGGATTTTGCCTAGGCCATAGTCTGTATTTGACttaatacaatacatatttacaagcaaaaaaaaaaatttggaaaatatgaTTAAGATCGgaataaaaattctgaatatagGATGGGCGTGTTTTATCCCTAGGTTCTCTAGTTATCTTCTTTGACgcaaaaaaaactgtcaaaatgGGGATTTTAACCCTGGGACCCTCACCTACTACCATTTTACCAAATCTATTTCTACGGTGTCTTTCTATGCTAAAAGACGAGCTGGTTTCTCTTTGACGAATGAGAAAATGTGCGTTTCGACTTGCCTCTACCCAAAAAACGAAATGGGGGGATTAAAACGCAAGTTGAAATTTGTCTGTATCTATTGCATGTGAGCAAGCACTTTGTGGACTCATTGTATCACGGCATACACTGGGCTGTGCGGATTTATCCGGCTCGATTGGTCAAGCGAAAGACGTTATGAGCGAGGCACGAGCAAAAATGCCTGAATTTCTCTACGTCCTCCAACTCAGCGTTATTGTGCACATTTTGAAGAAGTTCAACCAGCCAGGGTAGCTgtcgcaaaattttgttaattccaGTGTCTGAAAGTTGTAGCGATTCGCCGATGTCCATGTAGTTGGTGGTGCAACCACTCTTGTGCTGCTTAGGATGTCCAACTTGCGCATTTTTAATATGCGTTCAATCATTGCACTCTTCctttcacaaaataaattttcgaattCACTTTCAGCTAAGATTCGTTTAGTGATTCGAGCTCTGTCTGCAGACGCTCAAATATGTGAAAGTAGGGATCCACCAGTTGCAGGTCTCGCCATACCTATCCTCGCCATGCTATCCGATAGATGGATATTAGTGCGCAAGTCTATGATGCGTTCAAATATACACTGACGACACCTTGGTCTTATTTGTATTGGATATTTTGTTACTTGAAACTATTTTGCATTTAAAAGATTGGTGGATCTCAATGTCAAACTGGCGTCCTGATTTAAAATTTGGGTATTTGCGTTTATCTTCGAAAATAGGCTGTTCATATCATTGGATTCGTCTTGGAAATACGTTTTTATTCATGCAAAAAgagttttcaagttataaataaatatttgaagttttcaattttcgcAGTTgcagaattttcgaaaaatatagtagtGCTGTAGCCTGGGTTTTGGAGCGGATGCGAAAATGATGTCTGCAACAATTTTACGATCAAAGGAGCGCATTACGAAAGCATTCTAACCATTTTTCTGTTTCAG is from Anastrepha ludens isolate Willacy chromosome 4, idAnaLude1.1, whole genome shotgun sequence and encodes:
- the LOC128861770 gene encoding uncharacterized protein LOC128861770, which encodes MVFSSRSDVQSKEEQVSKMLIFGSWRLTQDICNLSTLCSNYKKLSPTVEFSPLQQQPINNIADEEDGTHERVAEYDADSILNLLKMWQTEGQFKHFKIHNFLSTIIKTQESMSEQKQDNNNNERLRIYANQLENVLSVLQALEQSTINYPDLQKLRYDIEIVKTNANWANIIADRADVKSNNEMLSTADCNTNNEDVNANAAIGEKEVN